One Fundulus heteroclitus isolate FHET01 unplaced genomic scaffold, MU-UCD_Fhet_4.1 scaffold_45, whole genome shotgun sequence genomic window carries:
- the pde6d gene encoding retinal rod rhodopsin-sensitive cGMP 3',5'-cyclic phosphodiesterase subunit delta isoform X3 has product MSSDEDRAKEILKGFKLNWMNLRDAETGKVLWQGTEDLSVPGVEHEARVPKKILKCKAVSRELNFSSTEQLEKFRLEQKVFFKGQCLEGPCC; this is encoded by the exons ATGTCTTCGGACGAAGACAGAGCCAAGGAAATACTAAAGGGCTTTAAACT AAACTGGATGAATCTTCGTGATGCAGAGACGGGGAAAGTGCTGTGGCAAGGAACAGAAGATCTTTCTGTGCCAGGGGTAGAACATGAAG ctCGTGTCCCAAAGAAGATCCTGAAATGTAAAGCTGTGTCCAGAGAGCTGAACTTTTCTTCCACTGAGCAACTGGAAAAGTTTAGGTTGGAGCAGAAAGTTTTCTTCAAAGGACAGTGTTTAGAAG